The Daucus carota subsp. sativus chromosome 7, DH1 v3.0, whole genome shotgun sequence genome window below encodes:
- the LOC108193298 gene encoding cysteine-rich receptor-like protein kinase 3, producing the protein MKPSFSILLILLCCLASPSLCDPRATEAALICSNSTAAQSDRQVFVSNFLASLDTITPLVSSQRFGLVVSGRGNATVFTFGECMKDLSKKDCDLCFAQCKTQILRCLPFQRLVRGGRLFYDGCYLRYDDYMFFNESVSRVDRTVCGKDEFVGDQSLFRSNVVELVRNLSFQGAKNDGFYAGDVRRGNLSVFGLAQCWEFVKRRDCQRCLADSVSRIGACLPKDQGRVLNSGCYMRYSTQRFYNNSGDGEAPVRNGRGSKTAVILAATCGGGAFLLFIAMIMFFVRKKILKQKREKKQLGALLSTVNKSKFNFSYETLEKATNYFHDSNKLGQGGSGTVYKGILPSGQAVAVKRLLFNTTQWADHFFNEVNLISGIQHKNLVKLFGCSITGPESLLIYEYVPNQSLHDYFSAQKNVHLLCWQVRFNIILGTAEGLAYLHEESKLRIIHRDIKLSNILLDKDLTPKIADFGLARLFPEDKSHISTAIAGTLGYMAPEYVVRGKLTEKADVYSYGILVIEIICGKRNNAFAENTFSIIQTAWNLYQAGRSCETVDPSLEGNFQEQEASRLLQIGLLCAQASAELRPTMSNVVKMIIGEQEVPQPAQPPFLNSTSSRSTSFNQLQPDHYSRPRSNSQSSGNSITESIEPR; encoded by the exons ATGAAACCATCATTCTCGATCTTGCTAATATTGTTATGTTGTTTGGCAAGCCCATCTCTCTGTGATCCCAGAGCAACAGAAGCTGCTCTGATATGCAGCAACTCAACAGCTGCACAATCTGATCGTCAAGTCTTCGTATCGAATTTCCTAGCTAGCTTAGACACGATCACTCCCTTAGTTTCTAGCCAGAGATTCGGACTTGTCGTTAGTGGCCGCGGCAATGCAACAGTGTTCACATTCGGTGAATGCATGAAAGATTTGTCGAAAAAGGACTGTGATCTCTGTTTTGCTCAATGCAAGACTCAGATTCTGAGGTGCCTTCCATTCCAGAGATTGGTTCGGGGTGGAAGGCTTTTTTATGATGGTTGTTACTTGAGGTACGATGATTATATGTTCTTTAACGAGAGTGTGAGTCGAGTTGATAGGACTGTATGTGGGAAGGATGAATTCGTTGGTGATCAGAGTTTGTTTAGGAGCAATGTGGTGGAGTTGGTCAGGAATTTGAGCTTTCAAGGGGCTAAGAATGACGGGTTTTATGCAGGGGATGTGCGTAGAGGGAATTTGAGTGTTTTCGGGCTGGCTCAGTGCTGGGAGTTTGTCAAGAGGAGGGATTGTCAGAGGTGTTTGGCTGATTCTGTTTCAAGGATTGGGGCTTGTCTACCTAAAGATCAAGGGAGGGTTCTGAATTCGGGTTGTTATATGAGGTATTCGACGCAGAGGTTTTATAATAATTCAGGGGATGGTGAGGCGCCAGTTAGGAATGGAA GAGGGAGCAAAACCGCGGTGATTCTTGCTGCAACTTGTGGTGGGGGCGCTTTTCTGCTGTTTATAGCGATGATCATGTTCTTTGTGAGGAAGAAAATCTTGAAACAGAAAAGAG AAAAGAAGCAACTAGGAGCATTGTTGAGTACTGTTAACAAGTCCAAATTCAATTTCTCATATGAAACACTTGAAAAGGCAACAAATTACTTTCATGATTCCAATAAGTTGGGACAAGGAGGATCGGGTACCGTCTACAAA GGGATTTTACCAAGCGGTCAGGCTGTTGCTGTTAAGAGGCTCTTATTTAACACGACACAATGGGCGGATCACTTCTTCAATGAAGTTAACTTGATCAGTGGCATTCAACATAAGAATTTGGTGAAGCTGTTTGGTTGCAGCATTACAGGACCCGAAAGCCTTTTGATCTATGAATATGTTCCAAACCAAAGTCTTCACGATTACTTCTCTG CTCAGAAGAATGTTCATCTGCTATGTTGGCAAGTGAGGTTCAACATCATTTTGGGTACAGCTGAGGGCTTGGCCTATCTTCACGAAGAATCAAAGCTTAGAATCATACACAGGGACATAAAGCTCAGCAACATACTTCTTGACAAAGACTTAACGCCAAAGATTGCTGATTTCGGGCTTGCTAGATTGTTTCCTGAAGAtaaaagtcatattagcacTGCAATCGCAGGGACACT TGGATATATGGCACCAGAGTATGTTGTTCGAGGCAAGCTAACTGAGAAAGCAGACGTTTATAGTTATGGAATTCTTGTCATAGAAATTATTTGCGGAAAGAGGAACAATGCTTTTGCAGAAAACACATTTTCTATCATACAAACG GCTTGGAACCTGTATCAGGCAGGGAGATCATGTGAAACAGTTGATCCATCACTGGAAGGCAACTTCCAAGAACAAGAGGCGTCTAGATTGCTTCAGATAGGCTTACTCTGTGCGCAAGCATCAGCAGAACTGCGACCCACTATGTCAAATGTTGTAAAAATGATCATCGGTGAGCAAGAGGTTCCCCAGCCAGCACAACCACCATTCCTCAATTCGACTAGTTCAAGAAGCACTTCGTTCAATCAGCTACAGCCTGATCATTATTCCCGGCCTCGTTCCAACTCTCAGTCTTCAGGAAACAGCATCACAGAAAGCATTGAACCACGCTGA